The following coding sequences are from one Pelmatolapia mariae isolate MD_Pm_ZW linkage group LG4, Pm_UMD_F_2, whole genome shotgun sequence window:
- the LOC134626048 gene encoding fas-binding factor 1-like isoform X3, which produces MICLTACLMMTQPVRTKASRDGPMYSMLAQEIKMDGADTEDSDVSAADPSDILKSMKDMDDMDADLFASKKKPSSAPAQTKPLVSEGPKEDSAVLESNAEGADEPTKGGKKPNSAPLSTARSYKKFTFSDSGGEDEGVAQTPYAKDLDDPLDDLLPGDSKPDLKSSFSKPEKSVPSPSASPMLKNETTKATKKGELTFEDDKDGLMDALGFDSDKNNPKKKETPLWSPKERADAPQRPRTRIDEILESFTSPRLLERPPTGERKDELQSQEQPQQEKTSAGKEPRLDDDLTFGSYQPTLGSTSEGRQSRRQSVRFSTEDMSVSTPEKKPKPTTPTSSRQRNSADWLGLKTEGEPVYLEEGVEKTKNPAEASKSPSSPLLERKPSFTGSHSTSVEKAPEESSAPADKTIKQAKPEVSKTQRKEGDDEDDWLAGALSRRKALSALNTEAKPSKQEESFTDFSVSKQVTSQTPKSREDTLPSIKETSDTFPGRLSPAAHSTPVREERPNHVKEYTPTGECYPPSTLASSPPNPLHPSTLSSPCPSVYSASDTGPLLASAVSISQPQLQSKPHHFPSSTGSKVLTEPTQASYETLQQLPLPSPLSTALPGTMWFPQQNAMLNTSPAFPQQASFSADSLQQLLLQNQLMQTQLLGLGGVVDAGLLQRLKEKEQPADYQALQARLIQLEGQVKTLQLERDQSQMMLESMQQRHKQDMELLENAHKARVKLLEDSVAQRETQARHECEDLMERLATVTRVAEKERSELQAQYQRKMAQAQQERDCEVERLKDLQRKSILEMKRDYEDQIHRLKRLKEEEIDAVTSATSQTRSVAGVIEKMEQFSSRLGELSSRVESTHEHTAHGLEQEARHRDEQLRTMQGHLAQQQKAMAEEKAYLKDIISRMDTQLKEQQRQLEKERWKMTAEQAKAESTQRSLEEERRVLTTQISVEREELERAKSALLEEQKSVMQHCADERRKLAAEWALFHAQEKQRHERAEREVSSLLEKREGSIISLAQEQADLKLRTAELKQKELAVAREREALEELREELDREKERLSSTALRLKTRAQEVEAFSKLAAEKYEEGERALQEAKRLEAEHEARLRNIHTQTEHLRQQEQRILKEQIRLSHLHKDTERLRQNPPLTPLPQIIAPVLPDSVSELPATLNVPPPVSFTGSQSMALQANLALWRYTAEKDREYLQEEQFFLENLKKKSYRSSFSTD; this is translated from the exons ATGATTTGCTTGACAGCTTGCTTGATGATGACA CAGCCGGTAAGGACAAAAGCATCACGCGATGGACCTATGTATAG CATGCTAGCACAGGAGATAAAAATGGATGGTGCGGACACTGAG GACTCGGATGTGTCAGCGGCTGATCCCAGCGACATACTCAAGAGCATGAAG GACATGGACGACATGGACGCTGACCTCTTTGCATCAAAGAAGAAGCCCAGTTCGGCTCCCGCGCAAACCAAGCCACTTGTTAGCGAAGGACCAAAGGAAGACTCTGCTGTGCTCGAGAGCAATGCAGAGGGAGCAG ATGAACCCACCAAAGGGGGGAAGAAGCCGAACTCTGCACCTTTATCCACAGCGCGGAGTTATAAGAAGTTCACCTTCTCTG ACAGTGGTGGTGAGGACGAAGGTGTTGCTCAGACTCCTTACGCTAAAG ATCTAGACGACCCCCTGGATGATTTGCTTCCAGGTGACTCAAAGCCTGACTTGAAATCTAGCTTCTCCAAACCTGAAAAATCCGTGCCATCTCCATCAGCATCTCCCATGCTAAAGAATGAAACGA CTAAGGCAACAAAGAAAGGCGAGCTCACGTTTGAGGATGATAAGGATGGCCTAATGGATGCACTCGGATTTGACAGTGATAAAAACAATCCCAAGAAAAAAGAGACACCGCTTTGGTCTCCCAAGGAAAG AGCCGACGCCCCTCAGAGACCTCGTACCAGAATTGATGAGATTCTGGAGAGTTTCACGTCACCGCGTCTTCTGGAGCGACCACCAACGGGCGAGAGGAAGGACGAGCTTCAGTCTCAAGAGCAGCCGCAACAGGAGAAGACGTCTGCTGGGAAAG AGCCTCGTTTAGATGATGACCTCACATTTGGATCCTATCAGCCCACACTGGGATCCACTTCTGAAGGGCGTCAGTCTCGTAGACAGTCTGTCAG ATTTTCTACTGAGGACATGAGTGTATCTACGCCAGAAAAGAAGCCAAAGCCCACCACTCCCACATCTTCTCGACAACGCAACTCAGCCGACTGGCTGGGCCTCAAGACAGAAGGTGAGCCCGTCTATCTAGAGGAGGGCGTCGAAAAGACAAAGAATCCAGCAGAGGCTTCAAAGAGCCCCTCGTCTCCTTTACTGGAGAGAAAGCCCTCATTCACTGGTAGCCATTCCACATCTGTTGAAAAAGCACCAGAAGAGAGCTCAGCCCCAGCTGACAAAACCATTAAACAGGCCAAGCCTGAGGTTTCTAAAACCCAGAGGAAAGAAGGGGATGATGAGGATGACTGGTTAGCTGGGGCACTGAGCAGGAGGAAGGCTCTGTCCGCGTTAAACACAGAGGCAAAACCGTCCAAGCAGGAAGAGTCTTTCACTGACTTCAGTGTTAG TAAACAAGTAACGTCACAAACTCCCAAAAGCAGAGAAGACACGCTTCCTTCAATCAAAGAAACGAG TGACACTTTTCCCGGACGCCTCAGTCCTGCTGCTCATTCCACGCCTGTCAGAGAAGAAAGGCCTAATCATG TTAAAGAGTATACACCCACAGGCGAGTGTTACCCCCCCTCCACCTTAGCATCATCCCCACCAAACCCACTCCATCCATCAACTCTTAGTTCGCCTTGTCCCTCAGTTTACTCTGCTAGTGATACTGGTCCCTTGTTAGCCTCTGCTGTTAGCATTAGCCAGCCTCAGCTTCAGTCCAAACCCCACCACTTTCCATCCAGTACGGGATCCAAGGTGCTAACAGAGCCCACTCAGGCTTCATATGAAACCTTGCAACAACTGCCTTTGCCCAGCCCCCTGTCTACTGCACTGCCCGGCACAATGTGGT ttccGCAGCAAAATGCAATGCTAAACACGTCACCTGCTTTCCCACAACAG GCATCATTTTCAGCCGACagtctgcagcagctgctcctCCAAAACCAG CTGATGCAGACTCAGTTGCTGGGCCTAGGCGGTGTGGTTGATGCGGGACTCCTGCAGAGacttaaagaaaaagaacaacctGCAGACTATCAAGCTTTACAGGCCCGCCTCATCCAGTTGGAGGGACAG GTCAAGACTTTGCAGCTGGAGCGAGACCAAAGCCAAATGATGTTGGAGAGCATGCAGCAGCGGCACAAACAGGATATGGAGCTCCTGGAGAATGCACACAA AGCTCGTGTGAAACTGCTTGAGGATTCGGTTGCCCAGCGGGAGACTCAAGCACGACATGAGTGCGAAGACCTGATGGAACGCCTGGCAACGGTAACGCGAGTGGCTGAGAAGGAACGCTCAGAGCTCCAGGCTCAGTACCAGCGGAAAATGGCCCAGGCCCAGCAGGAAAGAGACTGTGAGGTGGAGAGACTCAAAGACCTTCAGAG AAAATCTATCTTGGAGATGAAGAGAGACTATGAGGATCAGATCCACAGGCTGAAGAGGCTAAAGGAAGAAGAGATTGATGCTGTTACAAGCGCAACATCTCAGACCAG GTCCGTGGCAGGGGTGATTGAAAAGATGGAGCAGTTCTCCTCGCGGCTTGGAGAGCTTTCCTCTCGGGTGGAGAGCACACACGAACACACCGCTCATGGCCTGGAGCAGGAGGCACGGCACAGAGACGAGCAGCTTCGAA CAATGCAGGGTCATCTGGCCCAGCAGCAGAAAGCCATGGCAGAGGAGAAAGCTTACCTGAAGGACATTATTTCCAGGATGGACACTCAGCTTAAAGAGCAGCAGAGACAGCTTGAGAAG GAGCGCTGGAAGATGACAGCAGAGCAGGCCAAAGCCGAGTCGACCCAAAGAAGCCTGGAGGAAGAGCGGCGTGTCCTCACCACGCAGATCAGCGTGGAGCGAGAGGAGCTGGAGAGAGCCAAG AGCGCATTACTGGAGGAGCAGaagtcagtgatgcagcactGCGCTGATGAGAGGAGGAAGCTGGCGGCCGAGTGGGCACTCTTCCACGCCCAGGAGAAGCAGAGGCATGAGAGGGCTGAGCGTGAGGTCAGCAGTCTGTTGGAGAAGAGGGAGGGCTCCATCATAAGTCTGGCACAG GAGCAAGCTGACTTGAAGCTTCGCACGGCCGAGCTGAAACAGAAGGAACTGGCCGTGGCACGGGAGCGAGAAGCTCTGGAAGAACTTAGAGAAGAGctggacagagagaaagaaagactaAGCAGCACGGCCCTGAGACTCAAAACACGAGCCCAGGAGGTCGAGGCCTTCAGCAAG CTCGCGGCAGAGAAGTATGAGGAGGGGGAACGAGCATTGCAGGAGGCGAAACGATTGGAGGCGGAGCACGAGGCGCGACTGAGAAATATTCACACCCAAACAGAGCACCTGAGGCAGCAGGAGCAACGGATTTTAAAG GAGCAAATACGATTAAGTCACCTGCATAAGGATACAGAGAGGCTGAGGCAAAACCCTCCTCTTACACCTCTACCACAAATTATTGCCCCCGTTTTACCAG ACTCAGTTTCAGAGCTGCCTGCAACCCTGAATGTTCCTCCTCCAGTTTCATTTACCGGCTCTCAGTCTATGGCACTTCAGGCCAATCTGGCTCTGTGGAGATATACTGCGGAAAAG GACCGTGAATACCTACAAGAGGAGCAGTTCTTTCTAGAAAATCTGAAAAAGAAATCTTACAGGTCATCTTTCAGCACAGATTGA
- the LOC134626048 gene encoding fas-binding factor 1-like isoform X4 has protein sequence MICLTACLMMTPVRTKASRDGPMYSMLAQEIKMDGADTEDSDVSAADPSDILKSMKDMDDMDADLFASKKKPSSAPAQTKPLVSEGPKEDSAVLESNAEGADEPTKGGKKPNSAPLSTARSYKKFTFSDSGGEDEGVAQTPYAKDLDDPLDDLLPGDSKPDLKSSFSKPEKSVPSPSASPMLKNETTKATKKGELTFEDDKDGLMDALGFDSDKNNPKKKETPLWSPKERADAPQRPRTRIDEILESFTSPRLLERPPTGERKDELQSQEQPQQEKTSAGKEPRLDDDLTFGSYQPTLGSTSEGRQSRRQSVRFSTEDMSVSTPEKKPKPTTPTSSRQRNSADWLGLKTEGEPVYLEEGVEKTKNPAEASKSPSSPLLERKPSFTGSHSTSVEKAPEESSAPADKTIKQAKPEVSKTQRKEGDDEDDWLAGALSRRKALSALNTEAKPSKQEESFTDFSVSKQVTSQTPKSREDTLPSIKETSDTFPGRLSPAAHSTPVREERPNHVKEYTPTGECYPPSTLASSPPNPLHPSTLSSPCPSVYSASDTGPLLASAVSISQPQLQSKPHHFPSSTGSKVLTEPTQASYETLQQLPLPSPLSTALPGTMWFPQQNAMLNTSPAFPQQASFSADSLQQLLLQNQLMQTQLLGLGGVVDAGLLQRLKEKEQPADYQALQARLIQLEGQVKTLQLERDQSQMMLESMQQRHKQDMELLENAHKARVKLLEDSVAQRETQARHECEDLMERLATVTRVAEKERSELQAQYQRKMAQAQQERDCEVERLKDLQRKSILEMKRDYEDQIHRLKRLKEEEIDAVTSATSQTRSVAGVIEKMEQFSSRLGELSSRVESTHEHTAHGLEQEARHRDEQLRTMQGHLAQQQKAMAEEKAYLKDIISRMDTQLKEQQRQLEKERWKMTAEQAKAESTQRSLEEERRVLTTQISVEREELERAKSALLEEQKSVMQHCADERRKLAAEWALFHAQEKQRHERAEREVSSLLEKREGSIISLAQEQADLKLRTAELKQKELAVAREREALEELREELDREKERLSSTALRLKTRAQEVEAFSKLAAEKYEEGERALQEAKRLEAEHEARLRNIHTQTEHLRQQEQRILKEQIRLSHLHKDTERLRQNPPLTPLPQIIAPVLPDSVSELPATLNVPPPVSFTGSQSMALQANLALWRYTAEKDREYLQEEQFFLENLKKKSYRSSFSTD, from the exons ATGATTTGCTTGACAGCTTGCTTGATGATGACA CCGGTAAGGACAAAAGCATCACGCGATGGACCTATGTATAG CATGCTAGCACAGGAGATAAAAATGGATGGTGCGGACACTGAG GACTCGGATGTGTCAGCGGCTGATCCCAGCGACATACTCAAGAGCATGAAG GACATGGACGACATGGACGCTGACCTCTTTGCATCAAAGAAGAAGCCCAGTTCGGCTCCCGCGCAAACCAAGCCACTTGTTAGCGAAGGACCAAAGGAAGACTCTGCTGTGCTCGAGAGCAATGCAGAGGGAGCAG ATGAACCCACCAAAGGGGGGAAGAAGCCGAACTCTGCACCTTTATCCACAGCGCGGAGTTATAAGAAGTTCACCTTCTCTG ACAGTGGTGGTGAGGACGAAGGTGTTGCTCAGACTCCTTACGCTAAAG ATCTAGACGACCCCCTGGATGATTTGCTTCCAGGTGACTCAAAGCCTGACTTGAAATCTAGCTTCTCCAAACCTGAAAAATCCGTGCCATCTCCATCAGCATCTCCCATGCTAAAGAATGAAACGA CTAAGGCAACAAAGAAAGGCGAGCTCACGTTTGAGGATGATAAGGATGGCCTAATGGATGCACTCGGATTTGACAGTGATAAAAACAATCCCAAGAAAAAAGAGACACCGCTTTGGTCTCCCAAGGAAAG AGCCGACGCCCCTCAGAGACCTCGTACCAGAATTGATGAGATTCTGGAGAGTTTCACGTCACCGCGTCTTCTGGAGCGACCACCAACGGGCGAGAGGAAGGACGAGCTTCAGTCTCAAGAGCAGCCGCAACAGGAGAAGACGTCTGCTGGGAAAG AGCCTCGTTTAGATGATGACCTCACATTTGGATCCTATCAGCCCACACTGGGATCCACTTCTGAAGGGCGTCAGTCTCGTAGACAGTCTGTCAG ATTTTCTACTGAGGACATGAGTGTATCTACGCCAGAAAAGAAGCCAAAGCCCACCACTCCCACATCTTCTCGACAACGCAACTCAGCCGACTGGCTGGGCCTCAAGACAGAAGGTGAGCCCGTCTATCTAGAGGAGGGCGTCGAAAAGACAAAGAATCCAGCAGAGGCTTCAAAGAGCCCCTCGTCTCCTTTACTGGAGAGAAAGCCCTCATTCACTGGTAGCCATTCCACATCTGTTGAAAAAGCACCAGAAGAGAGCTCAGCCCCAGCTGACAAAACCATTAAACAGGCCAAGCCTGAGGTTTCTAAAACCCAGAGGAAAGAAGGGGATGATGAGGATGACTGGTTAGCTGGGGCACTGAGCAGGAGGAAGGCTCTGTCCGCGTTAAACACAGAGGCAAAACCGTCCAAGCAGGAAGAGTCTTTCACTGACTTCAGTGTTAG TAAACAAGTAACGTCACAAACTCCCAAAAGCAGAGAAGACACGCTTCCTTCAATCAAAGAAACGAG TGACACTTTTCCCGGACGCCTCAGTCCTGCTGCTCATTCCACGCCTGTCAGAGAAGAAAGGCCTAATCATG TTAAAGAGTATACACCCACAGGCGAGTGTTACCCCCCCTCCACCTTAGCATCATCCCCACCAAACCCACTCCATCCATCAACTCTTAGTTCGCCTTGTCCCTCAGTTTACTCTGCTAGTGATACTGGTCCCTTGTTAGCCTCTGCTGTTAGCATTAGCCAGCCTCAGCTTCAGTCCAAACCCCACCACTTTCCATCCAGTACGGGATCCAAGGTGCTAACAGAGCCCACTCAGGCTTCATATGAAACCTTGCAACAACTGCCTTTGCCCAGCCCCCTGTCTACTGCACTGCCCGGCACAATGTGGT ttccGCAGCAAAATGCAATGCTAAACACGTCACCTGCTTTCCCACAACAG GCATCATTTTCAGCCGACagtctgcagcagctgctcctCCAAAACCAG CTGATGCAGACTCAGTTGCTGGGCCTAGGCGGTGTGGTTGATGCGGGACTCCTGCAGAGacttaaagaaaaagaacaacctGCAGACTATCAAGCTTTACAGGCCCGCCTCATCCAGTTGGAGGGACAG GTCAAGACTTTGCAGCTGGAGCGAGACCAAAGCCAAATGATGTTGGAGAGCATGCAGCAGCGGCACAAACAGGATATGGAGCTCCTGGAGAATGCACACAA AGCTCGTGTGAAACTGCTTGAGGATTCGGTTGCCCAGCGGGAGACTCAAGCACGACATGAGTGCGAAGACCTGATGGAACGCCTGGCAACGGTAACGCGAGTGGCTGAGAAGGAACGCTCAGAGCTCCAGGCTCAGTACCAGCGGAAAATGGCCCAGGCCCAGCAGGAAAGAGACTGTGAGGTGGAGAGACTCAAAGACCTTCAGAG AAAATCTATCTTGGAGATGAAGAGAGACTATGAGGATCAGATCCACAGGCTGAAGAGGCTAAAGGAAGAAGAGATTGATGCTGTTACAAGCGCAACATCTCAGACCAG GTCCGTGGCAGGGGTGATTGAAAAGATGGAGCAGTTCTCCTCGCGGCTTGGAGAGCTTTCCTCTCGGGTGGAGAGCACACACGAACACACCGCTCATGGCCTGGAGCAGGAGGCACGGCACAGAGACGAGCAGCTTCGAA CAATGCAGGGTCATCTGGCCCAGCAGCAGAAAGCCATGGCAGAGGAGAAAGCTTACCTGAAGGACATTATTTCCAGGATGGACACTCAGCTTAAAGAGCAGCAGAGACAGCTTGAGAAG GAGCGCTGGAAGATGACAGCAGAGCAGGCCAAAGCCGAGTCGACCCAAAGAAGCCTGGAGGAAGAGCGGCGTGTCCTCACCACGCAGATCAGCGTGGAGCGAGAGGAGCTGGAGAGAGCCAAG AGCGCATTACTGGAGGAGCAGaagtcagtgatgcagcactGCGCTGATGAGAGGAGGAAGCTGGCGGCCGAGTGGGCACTCTTCCACGCCCAGGAGAAGCAGAGGCATGAGAGGGCTGAGCGTGAGGTCAGCAGTCTGTTGGAGAAGAGGGAGGGCTCCATCATAAGTCTGGCACAG GAGCAAGCTGACTTGAAGCTTCGCACGGCCGAGCTGAAACAGAAGGAACTGGCCGTGGCACGGGAGCGAGAAGCTCTGGAAGAACTTAGAGAAGAGctggacagagagaaagaaagactaAGCAGCACGGCCCTGAGACTCAAAACACGAGCCCAGGAGGTCGAGGCCTTCAGCAAG CTCGCGGCAGAGAAGTATGAGGAGGGGGAACGAGCATTGCAGGAGGCGAAACGATTGGAGGCGGAGCACGAGGCGCGACTGAGAAATATTCACACCCAAACAGAGCACCTGAGGCAGCAGGAGCAACGGATTTTAAAG GAGCAAATACGATTAAGTCACCTGCATAAGGATACAGAGAGGCTGAGGCAAAACCCTCCTCTTACACCTCTACCACAAATTATTGCCCCCGTTTTACCAG ACTCAGTTTCAGAGCTGCCTGCAACCCTGAATGTTCCTCCTCCAGTTTCATTTACCGGCTCTCAGTCTATGGCACTTCAGGCCAATCTGGCTCTGTGGAGATATACTGCGGAAAAG GACCGTGAATACCTACAAGAGGAGCAGTTCTTTCTAGAAAATCTGAAAAAGAAATCTTACAGGTCATCTTTCAGCACAGATTGA
- the LOC134626048 gene encoding fas-binding factor 1-like isoform X1, whose product MATKPKGKASKSSFRDDLLDSLLDDDKQPVRTKASRDGPMYSMLAQEIKMDGADTEDSDVSAADPSDILKSMKDMDDMDADLFASKKKPSSAPAQTKPLVSEGPKEDSAVLESNAEGADEPTKGGKKPNSAPLSTARSYKKFTFSDSGGEDEGVAQTPYAKDLDDPLDDLLPGDSKPDLKSSFSKPEKSVPSPSASPMLKNETTKATKKGELTFEDDKDGLMDALGFDSDKNNPKKKETPLWSPKERADAPQRPRTRIDEILESFTSPRLLERPPTGERKDELQSQEQPQQEKTSAGKEPRLDDDLTFGSYQPTLGSTSEGRQSRRQSVRFSTEDMSVSTPEKKPKPTTPTSSRQRNSADWLGLKTEGEPVYLEEGVEKTKNPAEASKSPSSPLLERKPSFTGSHSTSVEKAPEESSAPADKTIKQAKPEVSKTQRKEGDDEDDWLAGALSRRKALSALNTEAKPSKQEESFTDFSVSKQVTSQTPKSREDTLPSIKETSDTFPGRLSPAAHSTPVREERPNHVKEYTPTGECYPPSTLASSPPNPLHPSTLSSPCPSVYSASDTGPLLASAVSISQPQLQSKPHHFPSSTGSKVLTEPTQASYETLQQLPLPSPLSTALPGTMWFPQQNAMLNTSPAFPQQASFSADSLQQLLLQNQLMQTQLLGLGGVVDAGLLQRLKEKEQPADYQALQARLIQLEGQVKTLQLERDQSQMMLESMQQRHKQDMELLENAHKARVKLLEDSVAQRETQARHECEDLMERLATVTRVAEKERSELQAQYQRKMAQAQQERDCEVERLKDLQRKSILEMKRDYEDQIHRLKRLKEEEIDAVTSATSQTRSVAGVIEKMEQFSSRLGELSSRVESTHEHTAHGLEQEARHRDEQLRTMQGHLAQQQKAMAEEKAYLKDIISRMDTQLKEQQRQLEKERWKMTAEQAKAESTQRSLEEERRVLTTQISVEREELERAKSALLEEQKSVMQHCADERRKLAAEWALFHAQEKQRHERAEREVSSLLEKREGSIISLAQEQADLKLRTAELKQKELAVAREREALEELREELDREKERLSSTALRLKTRAQEVEAFSKLAAEKYEEGERALQEAKRLEAEHEARLRNIHTQTEHLRQQEQRILKEQIRLSHLHKDTERLRQNPPLTPLPQIIAPVLPDSVSELPATLNVPPPVSFTGSQSMALQANLALWRYTAEKDREYLQEEQFFLENLKKKSYRSSFSTD is encoded by the exons ATG GCTACAAAGCCGAAGGGGAAAGCCTCGAAAA GTTCATTCAGGGATGATTTGCTTGACAGCTTGCTTGATGATGACA AGCAGCCGGTAAGGACAAAAGCATCACGCGATGGACCTATGTATAG CATGCTAGCACAGGAGATAAAAATGGATGGTGCGGACACTGAG GACTCGGATGTGTCAGCGGCTGATCCCAGCGACATACTCAAGAGCATGAAG GACATGGACGACATGGACGCTGACCTCTTTGCATCAAAGAAGAAGCCCAGTTCGGCTCCCGCGCAAACCAAGCCACTTGTTAGCGAAGGACCAAAGGAAGACTCTGCTGTGCTCGAGAGCAATGCAGAGGGAGCAG ATGAACCCACCAAAGGGGGGAAGAAGCCGAACTCTGCACCTTTATCCACAGCGCGGAGTTATAAGAAGTTCACCTTCTCTG ACAGTGGTGGTGAGGACGAAGGTGTTGCTCAGACTCCTTACGCTAAAG ATCTAGACGACCCCCTGGATGATTTGCTTCCAGGTGACTCAAAGCCTGACTTGAAATCTAGCTTCTCCAAACCTGAAAAATCCGTGCCATCTCCATCAGCATCTCCCATGCTAAAGAATGAAACGA CTAAGGCAACAAAGAAAGGCGAGCTCACGTTTGAGGATGATAAGGATGGCCTAATGGATGCACTCGGATTTGACAGTGATAAAAACAATCCCAAGAAAAAAGAGACACCGCTTTGGTCTCCCAAGGAAAG AGCCGACGCCCCTCAGAGACCTCGTACCAGAATTGATGAGATTCTGGAGAGTTTCACGTCACCGCGTCTTCTGGAGCGACCACCAACGGGCGAGAGGAAGGACGAGCTTCAGTCTCAAGAGCAGCCGCAACAGGAGAAGACGTCTGCTGGGAAAG AGCCTCGTTTAGATGATGACCTCACATTTGGATCCTATCAGCCCACACTGGGATCCACTTCTGAAGGGCGTCAGTCTCGTAGACAGTCTGTCAG ATTTTCTACTGAGGACATGAGTGTATCTACGCCAGAAAAGAAGCCAAAGCCCACCACTCCCACATCTTCTCGACAACGCAACTCAGCCGACTGGCTGGGCCTCAAGACAGAAGGTGAGCCCGTCTATCTAGAGGAGGGCGTCGAAAAGACAAAGAATCCAGCAGAGGCTTCAAAGAGCCCCTCGTCTCCTTTACTGGAGAGAAAGCCCTCATTCACTGGTAGCCATTCCACATCTGTTGAAAAAGCACCAGAAGAGAGCTCAGCCCCAGCTGACAAAACCATTAAACAGGCCAAGCCTGAGGTTTCTAAAACCCAGAGGAAAGAAGGGGATGATGAGGATGACTGGTTAGCTGGGGCACTGAGCAGGAGGAAGGCTCTGTCCGCGTTAAACACAGAGGCAAAACCGTCCAAGCAGGAAGAGTCTTTCACTGACTTCAGTGTTAG TAAACAAGTAACGTCACAAACTCCCAAAAGCAGAGAAGACACGCTTCCTTCAATCAAAGAAACGAG TGACACTTTTCCCGGACGCCTCAGTCCTGCTGCTCATTCCACGCCTGTCAGAGAAGAAAGGCCTAATCATG TTAAAGAGTATACACCCACAGGCGAGTGTTACCCCCCCTCCACCTTAGCATCATCCCCACCAAACCCACTCCATCCATCAACTCTTAGTTCGCCTTGTCCCTCAGTTTACTCTGCTAGTGATACTGGTCCCTTGTTAGCCTCTGCTGTTAGCATTAGCCAGCCTCAGCTTCAGTCCAAACCCCACCACTTTCCATCCAGTACGGGATCCAAGGTGCTAACAGAGCCCACTCAGGCTTCATATGAAACCTTGCAACAACTGCCTTTGCCCAGCCCCCTGTCTACTGCACTGCCCGGCACAATGTGGT ttccGCAGCAAAATGCAATGCTAAACACGTCACCTGCTTTCCCACAACAG GCATCATTTTCAGCCGACagtctgcagcagctgctcctCCAAAACCAG CTGATGCAGACTCAGTTGCTGGGCCTAGGCGGTGTGGTTGATGCGGGACTCCTGCAGAGacttaaagaaaaagaacaacctGCAGACTATCAAGCTTTACAGGCCCGCCTCATCCAGTTGGAGGGACAG GTCAAGACTTTGCAGCTGGAGCGAGACCAAAGCCAAATGATGTTGGAGAGCATGCAGCAGCGGCACAAACAGGATATGGAGCTCCTGGAGAATGCACACAA AGCTCGTGTGAAACTGCTTGAGGATTCGGTTGCCCAGCGGGAGACTCAAGCACGACATGAGTGCGAAGACCTGATGGAACGCCTGGCAACGGTAACGCGAGTGGCTGAGAAGGAACGCTCAGAGCTCCAGGCTCAGTACCAGCGGAAAATGGCCCAGGCCCAGCAGGAAAGAGACTGTGAGGTGGAGAGACTCAAAGACCTTCAGAG AAAATCTATCTTGGAGATGAAGAGAGACTATGAGGATCAGATCCACAGGCTGAAGAGGCTAAAGGAAGAAGAGATTGATGCTGTTACAAGCGCAACATCTCAGACCAG GTCCGTGGCAGGGGTGATTGAAAAGATGGAGCAGTTCTCCTCGCGGCTTGGAGAGCTTTCCTCTCGGGTGGAGAGCACACACGAACACACCGCTCATGGCCTGGAGCAGGAGGCACGGCACAGAGACGAGCAGCTTCGAA CAATGCAGGGTCATCTGGCCCAGCAGCAGAAAGCCATGGCAGAGGAGAAAGCTTACCTGAAGGACATTATTTCCAGGATGGACACTCAGCTTAAAGAGCAGCAGAGACAGCTTGAGAAG GAGCGCTGGAAGATGACAGCAGAGCAGGCCAAAGCCGAGTCGACCCAAAGAAGCCTGGAGGAAGAGCGGCGTGTCCTCACCACGCAGATCAGCGTGGAGCGAGAGGAGCTGGAGAGAGCCAAG AGCGCATTACTGGAGGAGCAGaagtcagtgatgcagcactGCGCTGATGAGAGGAGGAAGCTGGCGGCCGAGTGGGCACTCTTCCACGCCCAGGAGAAGCAGAGGCATGAGAGGGCTGAGCGTGAGGTCAGCAGTCTGTTGGAGAAGAGGGAGGGCTCCATCATAAGTCTGGCACAG GAGCAAGCTGACTTGAAGCTTCGCACGGCCGAGCTGAAACAGAAGGAACTGGCCGTGGCACGGGAGCGAGAAGCTCTGGAAGAACTTAGAGAAGAGctggacagagagaaagaaagactaAGCAGCACGGCCCTGAGACTCAAAACACGAGCCCAGGAGGTCGAGGCCTTCAGCAAG CTCGCGGCAGAGAAGTATGAGGAGGGGGAACGAGCATTGCAGGAGGCGAAACGATTGGAGGCGGAGCACGAGGCGCGACTGAGAAATATTCACACCCAAACAGAGCACCTGAGGCAGCAGGAGCAACGGATTTTAAAG GAGCAAATACGATTAAGTCACCTGCATAAGGATACAGAGAGGCTGAGGCAAAACCCTCCTCTTACACCTCTACCACAAATTATTGCCCCCGTTTTACCAG ACTCAGTTTCAGAGCTGCCTGCAACCCTGAATGTTCCTCCTCCAGTTTCATTTACCGGCTCTCAGTCTATGGCACTTCAGGCCAATCTGGCTCTGTGGAGATATACTGCGGAAAAG GACCGTGAATACCTACAAGAGGAGCAGTTCTTTCTAGAAAATCTGAAAAAGAAATCTTACAGGTCATCTTTCAGCACAGATTGA